Sequence from the Rhinolophus ferrumequinum isolate MPI-CBG mRhiFer1 chromosome 19, mRhiFer1_v1.p, whole genome shotgun sequence genome:
GGGCCTGCATTCTCCTCACTCTGTAGTCCTGGTGGGTGTTGCCTGGGAGAGACAGCAGGGCTGCAGTTGAGAAGATAGCCCCAGGTTTGGGCCCCAGATGCAGGCTGTCCAGCTTCCTTTCTTCAGGGGTCAGGACCGACTGACCAGAGtcctcccctctctgtgcctcttacCTACCACTGCCAGAGAGCTGAGCAGCTCCGCGGTCTCCCCTGTGTGGCCTGGGTCAGTGCTTCCCAGTGGACGGGCAGAGAAGCaggggaggctgtggggacacTTGGAGGCTGTTGGTGGAGACCCCAGGGGCTGCCAGCTGACGGAAGCCTTCCCCTATGAAGTGGTGGTGAGCAGGGGTGGGGATCAAGGCCTGCTTTCTTCTCTGCCCTTTTCCACTGCCTCGCTGACCATTtacttgtttgtgtatttattcaacagatattaaGCACCTGCTGTACGTCAGGCAGATGCCCTTTTGGGGGGAGTGGGCAGGGGAAAGGGACCCAGGGCTAATGCCCAAGAACATGAGACAGGGCTAGGGGAGTCAGCactggccccccccccccccccgctttcTCTTGGGGACTTCATCCTGGAGAGGAGGTCATGGTAAGAGTGCACTTGGGCAGACCACCTCCAAACCCTAGCTGTGCTGCATGAACTTGGGCCAGTGGCTTGACTCTCTGCCTCGGTGCCCTTCTGCGTGATGGGTGTTGGATTTGCTTTAGCATGTGGTGCTCCTGTGAGCACAAGATGACAGCGAGCCTAGCTCCTGCCTTGTGggggcttggcacacagtaggcacatGGCAGTTTGTTGCTTCTGCAGCCTGCCCTGCTGAGTGATGTTGGCCTCCTTAAGGCTTGGACATGGATTTCATGGCACAAAGGACAGAGTGTATATGACTCtgggcttttttgtttgtgtcAGAAAACCAAACTTAAACCCACAGAAGCTGGAAGGAATGTATTGACTGAGAAACCGACCCATCCCAGGGCTTCGGGCACGGCTGGATTTGAGTTCAGTGATGCTGTCTagcactgtctctctctctctctctcatcttcacGTCTATCTGATGGCCCTGTCTCTAGCAATGTCCACACTCCCGGTAGCCAGGTAGCCCTAGCAGCTCCAGGCTTGCATCCCCTCAGCTTACTTTCTCAGTGACTACACCTGATGTCCTGGCTGTCACTCGACCTCCAGGGGTCCAATCCCCATCCCCAAACCAGGGGAATGGCATACTCGAATGGCCAGCCCTGGGTCACAGGCCAGTTCCCGAAGCCAGGAGTGGTGGGGTCAGcactcctcccccaccacacacacacacacacacacacacacacacacccatgtgaaggaggaggtggggagaggaatgAGGCTATGGCCAGAGGAAGGGGATGGATAGTGAGCTCACAAAAGCCACAGATGCCAAACACAGGAAGTTCTGTAAAACCTGCTGTGCGGCACCTTTCACAGGGTCTGTGATACCTCTTCCCTCTCGCCTCCTTTCCCCCAGCTCCCATGTCTCAGAATTAAAACCATTAATAAGACAAGACTAACAGCAGATATGGACATAGCCCTTACTGGGTGCCAGGAACACTTCtacatttatttacccatttgATCCCCCAGATGCACTAGGTGCTATTGTTATCtgtatttcatagatgaggaaacaggcatagAGGTGCGGTTACTTGCCTGAAATCATAGAAGCAGGAAGCAgtaaagctgggatttgaactccaGCAGTCTGGCTCCACAGTGTTGCCTTACTGACCATTCCGGGGCTGTCAGTGTAGCTGGGATACTGAGGCCCAGGAGGGGAGGGCCAGGTCAGTGGAGGGTCTCCCCGCCTCCCGACTTGTTTAATTTGGAATCCTTCCATTCCTGAGGAATCAGTGCCTGCAGATGTGGGATGTGGGTTTGCTGTCCCTGCGATCCCCCGAGATTTCCCCCACTCCACCACACTCCCTTCTCACCCACTAGGTGTTCGTGGTGGCGCTGGTGGGTATCGCCCGGGCCGTGGTGTCCATGACGGTCAGCACCTCAGATGCTGCAACTGTTGCTGATAAGGTGTGGTTGGGCCTGCCAACAGGGGGGTGCAGAGCACTGGGAAGAGGGGTGACTGGGCCCCCAGGCTGACACTCTGCCCACTCTGTGTCCAGATCCTGTGGGAGATTACACGCTTCTTCCTGTTGGCCATCGAGCTGAGTGTGGTTATCCTGGGCCTTGCCTTTGGTGCGTCTGCTGCTGGGGCCAGTactctccctgcctttccctgGCTGGGGGCCAACCCTACCACAGTCACTTGGGGTGGCTCCCCTGCTGACTGACCAGCACGTTTCTTCCAGGTCACCTGGAGAGCAAGTCAAGCATCAAGCGAGTGCTGGCCATCACCACAGTGCTGTCCCTGGCCTACTCTGTAACTCAGGTGaggggggagggtggggcagggtgggcccAGGGGCGCACTGGAGGGCCTGCACTCAGGAGGGCAAGGCATCCACCCCCTCCTTGTCCTGGGTCAGTGTTTGAATGTTTATCAGGTGCAGTGTTCTCAAACTTGACATGTATCTAAGAAATCACCTGGGGTGCTTGTTAACAAGGCAGGttctgcctccccccccccccgcccccattcccATCCAGTAGGTCCGTGCTGGGGAGGAGAGGATGCTCAGAGCCTACGGTGTAATAGGCAGGCCAGGTAGGAGAAGGCAGCTTTGCAGACCACACTGACAGCCCTGCATCCAGAGACCTCTTTCTTAGATTGGGGCAGGGACTGCCTCCTGCCCCATGATGGGCCTGTTCTGGGTGCTGGAGCTAGATGGGCAGAGTGTGGCTGCAGAGCAGGCTGGAGCAGGAGCCtgtggggccaggcctgggctgggttGGGTGTGGTGGACAGCTTCAGGGGCTCTATCTGGGAAGGCCCCAGGGAGGGGGCTTCCCAGGGAGAAGCAGCCTGTGAGCCCTCCCCTGTCTGCTCCTGCAGGGCACGCTGGAGATCATGTACCCTGATACCCACCTCTCAGCTGAGGACTTCAATATCTATGGGCACGGGGGCCGCCAGTTCTGGCTGGTCAGCTCCTGCTTCTTTTTCCTGGTGAGTTGGAGGGTCGACCCCTGTGCCTGGGTACCCTAGAGGTAGCCAGGTGAACCAGGGCCTGGACTCCTTGGGACTGGGCCTAGCTCTGGGCCTGGTGCTCCCGGGCACCCTTCTCAGCCCCACTCTGTCTCTACAGGTGTACTCTCTGGTGGTAGTGCTCCCCAAGACCCCACTAAAGGAGCGCATCTCCCTGCCTTGTGAGCAGCTCTGGGACATGGCTGGGcgtaggggggtgggggtgggggtgggggttctgtTTGGGCCACTGTGGCCTGGAGCTGGAGAGCCCTGGGTGGGAGGGCGGGTGACACACTGGGACCAAGGGGTCCCAGTGACACACTGGGGATGAAGGGTAGAGGAGAGGGCAGGACCTCATGCTCCCAAACCCCTAGCCCGGAGGAGCTTCTATGTGTACGCAGGCATCCTGGCGCTACTCAACCTGCTGCAGGGGCTGGGGAGCGCGCTGCTTTGCATGGACATCATTGAGGGGCTCTGGTACGTAGGGctggggctcagggaggggaggggaaaaccCCGCCTTACGAGGCCTGCTCTGACCTGATCCCCTTCCCCAGTTGTGTGGACGCCACCACGTTCCTCTACTTCAGCTTCTTCGCGCCTCTCATCTACGTGGCCTTCCTCCGGGGCTTCTTCGGGTGAGTCCTCCCGCAGGGGCATGCGGAGCTAGTGGGCTGGGGCTAGTAGCGGAGCTCCCGGCTTCCCCACCCACTACCCTGAGTTGGAGGTCTATGGGCGCTCCCGGGCGCCCCCGTGTGGCCTGCCAGCGGAACTGCGACTTCTTCTTCCTGGGCGTGCGTACAGGCGTGGTACAAGTCCAGAGCCTCCCTGCCCAGGGTGCAGGTGCAGGCTTGCACAGGAGCTAGAGGAGGCAGACGGAGTGTATACAAAAAGGTTGGACaagtaagttcgcgaactttccaccatgcgcTTACGtggtggaaagttcgtgaacttaattgtacCTTTTcgaatatgtacacatatacacacactcatgcacatatagacatatataatgcatatgtacacatatgtatatagatacatatatacaatatacacatacatatgcatgttaTATATGCAACACAGATGTATGTATACGCTTTCCCCACGAGAGAGACGGTGGCTATGCACATTTTTCTGCACTTGctgtttttcatttaagaataGGTTAGTTCATACCTTCCGCATGCATTCACTGTGCCTTGTACTGCTGTAGCCGCATGCACAAACCAGAACAAAGTAAACGCAAGTGTATGTGTTCATGGAGTTTGTATTCTAGCTGAAGGTGACTGGGGAGAGGAGCAGGGTTGAGAGGAGTCTAGTGAGTATTTGAGTGTGGGGTGGGTGTACTTTTGTGCACATGAGTGTTTGTAGGTGTGTCAGGGAGAGGGGATGCTAAAGACATACGGGATTGAGGGTTGGTGAAAGTGAGGGCATTTTTCCCtaaccccaccctccccacctgccaGGTCGGAGGGGGGATAGGGCTCTCCTGCTGGGTGAGGGCTTTAGAGGTGGAGTGACAAGGAGTAGCTTGATCCCATCCCAACACCAATCGGGCCTCAGGCTGCTGTTTTAAATTGGATGCAGAGCTTTCTTCCTTAGAAAGTCATGCGGTCGATTGAAGGATGGGGGAGCACACAGGGTAGTGTGAGAGCTGCGGGGTAGAGGTCACAGCCACTGCTTGCTGAGCACGTTGAGTCAGGTACTGTTTCAGGCTGTTCACCTGCCACAAAGAGTCTCTCAGGTTGGCGTTGTTCTACCCGTTTTGGGTGAGAAAGCAGATACAGAAGCTCTACACAGCCGAGCACACGCACAGCCTGGATAAAGAAGGCTGGGTTTTAGTCCTCCACAGTTTAAGTGATAGGGACCTTGGGGTGGGTGTTAAGCAGCTGTTAGTGTGTTTCCTCCTAGTCTGATAGCCTCATTGCCCAGAGGGAGGGCCTTTCCAGACTCAGACAGTGGGACTCTCCCACCCTTCTGACCTCCCCACCAGCTCAGAGCCCAAGATCCTCTTCTCCTACAAATGCCAAGTGGATGAGACCGAGGAACCGGACATGCACCTGCCCCAGCCCTATGCTGTGGCCCGGCGTGAGGGCCCGGAGACAGTAGGCGCTGCCAGTACACAGTTTGACTCGGCCGGTGGGGTGGCCTACCTGGATGATATTGCTTCCATGCCCTGCCACACGGGCAGCATCAATAGCACGGACAGCGAGCGCTGGAAGGCTCTCAGTGCCTGAATGTGGCTGCCCTGGCTGGAGGGCATGCTGGGGCCTATGGAGGGCTGACTGGAGAGGAGGCCAGAGCACAGAGTTCCCCGGGGAGGAGGATGAGGTCACGAGACCTTGTGTGGACAGCAGCGCCATGCAGGCTCTGTCCTGCCCTCTGAGCCCCCAGTTGCCCTTGACCACCTGTGCTTTAGCTGAGGGCCACCTCCCCCTTCCGCCTGCCCTGGCCCTGCTCAGTGACATGGCCCAGACTTTGATCTCCCAGAGCCAGGCCTGGCTAGGCTGGCTAAGGTCACCTCCTTTCTTCAAAGGAGAGAGGAGGTACCCAGGTCTGGTCTGACTCCCTCCCTACAGCGCTTTGGCTTCCTCAAAGCCCACTCTGGCAGGTGGACTgaagtgtatatattttcttgatctattttttaataaaaaggaaaaggagcagaAGGTGTCACTGTGGAGGTTCTGCAGGAATACTGGGGCTGGTTCCTTTCAGGAGCCTGAGGGCTGGGGTCTTCAGAGGTCCTGGCACGTTCCTCTGCATGCTGAACCCAGGGAGGCTCAACCAAGGAACACTGGCTAGTGTGCAGGCCCTGGCTGCTGGGAGGTGGAAAGAAATCATGGAGGAGACTGATGTGGATAAAACTGGTTGGTGTGGGCTATCTCTCCACCTTGT
This genomic interval carries:
- the TPRA1 gene encoding transmembrane protein adipocyte-associated 1 isoform X1, whose protein sequence is MLLPGPSGPSLPREEERRLQRAGLAAGGMDTLQEAPWANGSTALSPTLVPNISVPHRCLLLLYEDIGTSRVRYWDLLLLIPNVLFFIFLLWKLPFARAKICITSSPIFITFYILVFVVALVGIARAVVSMTVSTSDAATVADKILWEITRFFLLAIELSVVILGLAFGHLESKSSIKRVLAITTVLSLAYSVTQGTLEIMYPDTHLSAEDFNIYGHGGRQFWLVSSCFFFLVYSLVVVLPKTPLKERISLPSRRSFYVYAGILALLNLLQGLGSALLCMDIIEGLCCVDATTFLYFSFFAPLIYVAFLRGFFGSEPKILFSYKCQVDETEEPDMHLPQPYAVARREGPETVGAASTQFDSAGGVAYLDDIASMPCHTGSINSTDSERWKALSA
- the TPRA1 gene encoding transmembrane protein adipocyte-associated 1 isoform X3, encoding MDTLQEAPWANGSTALSPTLVPNISVPHRCLLLLYEDIGTSRVRYWDLLLLIPNVLFFIFLLWKLPFARAKICITSSPIFITFYILVFVVALVGIARAVVSMTVSTSDAATVADKILWEITRFFLLAIELSVVILGLAFGHLESKSSIKRVLAITTVLSLAYSVTQGTLEIMYPDTHLSAEDFNIYGHGGRQFWLVSSCFFFLVYSLVVVLPKTPLKERISLPSRRSFYVYAGILALLNLLQGLGSALLCMDIIEGLCCVDATTFLYFSFFAPLIYVAFLRGFFGSEPKILFSYKCQVDETEEPDMHLPQPYAVARREGPETVGAASTQFDSAGGVAYLDDIASMPCHTGSINSTDSERWKALSA
- the TPRA1 gene encoding transmembrane protein adipocyte-associated 1 isoform X2 → MLLPGPSGPSLPREEERRLQRAGLAAGGMDTLQEAPWANGSTALSPTLVPNISVPHRCLLLLYEDIGTSRVRYWDLLLLIPNVLFFIFLLWKLPFARAKICITSSPIFITFYILVFVVALVGIARAVVSMTVSTSDAATVADKILWEITRFFLLAIELSVVILGLAFGHLESKSSIKRVLAITTVLSLAYSVTQGTLEIMYPDTHLSAEDFNIYGHGGRQFWLVSSCFFFLVYSLVVVLPKTPLKERISLPCILALLNLLQGLGSALLCMDIIEGLCCVDATTFLYFSFFAPLIYVAFLRGFFGSEPKILFSYKCQVDETEEPDMHLPQPYAVARREGPETVGAASTQFDSAGGVAYLDDIASMPCHTGSINSTDSERWKALSA